One window of Gavia stellata isolate bGavSte3 chromosome Z, bGavSte3.hap2, whole genome shotgun sequence genomic DNA carries:
- the LIPG gene encoding endothelial lipase, with protein MRRLVLLLCTGVTCCIAAGGPPRVAEAALPGGDAPGAQLPRDGQGPGPVPRPQVKFNLRSSPDTEEDGCTLALGQQKRLEDCKFNVTAKTFFIIHGWTMSGMFETWLGSLVSALQEREKDANVVVVDWLSLAHQLYTDAVNNTQIVGKSIARLLDWLQENPLFQLENVHLIGYSLGAHVAGFAGNHVHGTIGRITGLDPAGPMFEGVDPSKRLSPDDAKFVDVLHTYTRETLGVSIGIQMPVGHVDIYPNGGDFQPGCGLSDVLGAIAYGTIGEVVKCEHERSVHLFVDSLVNQDKQSFAFQCTDSSRFKKGICLSCRKNRCSGIGYNARKTRNKRNSKMYLKTRADMPFKVYHYQMKMHVFSYKSLGEADPTFSVTLHGTNGDSEPLSLEMLDQIGLNATNTFLVYTEEDMGELLKIKLTWEGTSQSWYDLWKELRSYWYRPAKSAQELHIRRIRVKSGETQQRFAFCVEDSQLTSISPGKELWFVKCTEEYQKRPVSNLL; from the exons ATGAGGAGGCTCGTCCTCCTGCTGTGCACCGGCGTGACCTGTTGCATCGCGGCGGGAGGCCCTCCGCGGGTCGCGGAGGCTGCGCTGCCGGGAGGAG ATGCCCCCGGCGCCCAGCTGCCGCGGGacgggcaggggccggggccggtgcCCCGGCCGCAGGTGAAGTTCAACCTCCGCTCCTCGCCGGACACCGAGGAGGACGGCTGCACGCTCGCCCTCGGGCAGCAGAAGCGTCTGGAGGACTGCAAGTTCAACGTGACAGCGAAGACCTTCTTCATCATTCACGGCTGGACG ATGAGTGGTATGTTCGAAACCTGGCTGGGCAGTTTGGTATCCGCTCTtcaggagagggagaaggatgCCAACGTGGTCGTGGTGGATTGGCTTTCGCTTGCCCACCAGCTCTATACCGATGCTGTGAACAACACGCAGATTGTCGGAAAAAGCATAGCGAGGCTGCTTGACTGGTTACAG GAGAACCCGCTCTTCCAGCTCGAGAATGTCCACCTGATCGGGTACAGCCTGGGCGCCCACGTTGCCGGCTTTGCTGGTAACCACGTCCATGGGACAATAGGCAGAATTACAG GCTTGGATCCGGCTGGCCCTATGTTTGAAGGCGTGGACCCTAGCAAGCGTCTCTCCCCTGATGATGCTAAGTTTGTGGATGTCCTTCACACCTACACAAGGGAAACACTGGGCGTTAGCATTGGGATCCAGATGCCTGTAGGCCACGTTGACATCTACCCCAATGGGGGAGACTTCCAGCCTGGCTGTGGATTAAGTGATGTCTTGGGAGCAATTGCCTACGGGA CAATTGGTGAAGTTGTTAAATGTGAACACGAGCGGTCTGTGCACCTCTTCGTGGACTCCCTCGTGAACCAAGACAAACAAAGCTTCGCGTTTCAATGTACCGATTCCAGTCGCTTCAAGAAGGGCATCTGCCTGAGCTGCCGGAAGAACCGCTGCAGCGGCATCGGCTACAACGCCAGGAAAACACggaacaaaagaaacagcaagatGTACTTAAAAACAAGAGCTGACATGCCATTCAAAG TCTACCATTATCAGATGAAAATGCATGTCTTCAGCTACAAAAGCTTGGGAGAGGCTGATCCCACTTTCTCCGTCACCCTTCATGGTACCAATGGAGACTCTGAACCCCTCTCTCTAGAAAT GCTTGATCAAATTGGCCTAAATGCAACCAACACTTTCCTGGTCTATACTGAAGAGGACATGggtgaacttttaaaaataaagctcacCTGGGAGGGAACATCTCAGTCATGGTACGATCTGTGGAAAGAGTTGAGGAGCTACTGGTATCGGCCTGCGAAGTCTGCCCAGGAACTGCATATCAGACGTATACGTGTGAAATCTGGGGAAACGCAACAAAG GTTTGCTTTCTGCGTGGAAGATTCCCAGCTGACCAGTATATCTCCTGGTAAAGAGCTCTGGTTTGTGAAGTGCACAGAGGAATATCAAAAAAG ACCTGTCTCAAATTTGCTCTGA